Part of the Vicinamibacteria bacterium genome, GCACCCAGGCCGTGAGGTCGCCGGATGTGCGGGCCTCGAAGGCGCGGCGGAAATCGTCATTGATGGGCGTATGGATCTCGACCCACCCCTTGATTTCCGTGTCCTTCGATTGGACCTGCTTCTCAGTGTACGAGAAGCCAAATGTTCCGGAAGCAACGAGAAGATGGAGAGCAACGATGACATGTTTCACGGCGGGCCTCCAATGATTCGGTGAACGTTAGCACCGCCGTACCTATCTGTTCAATTCGGCAACTCGAGAGCTACAATCCGTCGCGTGGAACACTGGACGGAAAGGGTCTACCAGACCCATGGACGGCTTCTCTACGATGTCGAAGGGGCTTTGTTCAAGAACGAGGACCTTACCGACTACGAGATCGACATGCTGCGCAAGTGCGCCCGTCGGACTGGCGGGTCGATTTCCCCGCCGGTGCTCGATCTCGCTTGTGGTCCTGGTCGACACGCCTGGCGTCTCGTCGGAGAACGCCTTTCGGTCACCGGAGTCGATTTCTCCGAGCCTCTGCTCCAGATAGGCCTCTCGGCCATTCACGAGAACGAGCACGACGGTTCCCGGCCTCGTTTCGTCCGTGCCGACATCCGCTCCCTGCCGGTGAAGGGCGGATCTTTCAACACCGCGATGGTTCTCGGGAACAGCTTCGGCTACTTCTCCGACGAAGAGAATCTGGGCGTACTGCGCGAGGCTCATCGCGTACTCGCGAAAGGCGGCTTCCTGTGTCTGGAAATCACGGACAGGGAAGCCTATCTTCCCAGCCTCCAATCATTCGAGGTCGAGCGGATAGATAGTAGCGAGCTCGGAGAGCTCGACAGCAAATGGTGGAAGCGGTGGGACCCTCGTTGCCAGCGCGTACGTACTCGGGAGCAGCATTCCACTCGTGCCACCGGCACGATTCTGTACGAGGGTTGCTACGACGTTCGCCTCTACGGGCGCGAGGAGATGGAGGAGATGCTCGAGCAAACAGGCTTTCGCACCGTGTGCTGCCTGGCGGCGTCTCCGGAGAAGCTCGAGCTGCAGGAGGGGTTGGGGGAGACTCTCGGCTCGATGGCGAAGGTTCTCTTCGTGGGCGCCATCAAGTAGCGCTCATCACCGATACTCCGTGAGCATCCT contains:
- a CDS encoding class I SAM-dependent methyltransferase, yielding MEHWTERVYQTHGRLLYDVEGALFKNEDLTDYEIDMLRKCARRTGGSISPPVLDLACGPGRHAWRLVGERLSVTGVDFSEPLLQIGLSAIHENEHDGSRPRFVRADIRSLPVKGGSFNTAMVLGNSFGYFSDEENLGVLREAHRVLAKGGFLCLEITDREAYLPSLQSFEVERIDSSELGELDSKWWKRWDPRCQRVRTREQHSTRATGTILYEGCYDVRLYGREEMEEMLEQTGFRTVCCLAASPEKLELQEGLGETLGSMAKVLFVGAIK